Below is a genomic region from Phragmites australis chromosome 20, lpPhrAust1.1, whole genome shotgun sequence.
AAGACAAGCGTCTCAAATGGTATACCTTTTATTCCTTATTTGTATGGACACTGAATTTTCTGGAAGTATGCAGGTGGCTGATTATTTTTGGTACTGTTGTGTATCAAATAATCCGTTTACTACTACCAGGGTATTTAAGCATGCGGAGAGGATCAACGCTAGTAGGCTGATACTGGTTGGAAATTCTGAGTGGAAGCGAGGTATGGTTCGTGTAAAGATACTATCAACCAGGGAAGAATTTGAGGTCGAGGCAGGCGAACTAGAGTGATTTCTTGCTGATTAGATGGTGTCACTTACAAACCTAGCGCCCTTTTTTGCCATTTCTCTTGAAAGTTTTGTAGATGCATACATCAAAACCCCTGTCATTAATAGGAGAGATACAAGTCACTGTACAAGCCTTTTCTGTCGGAACTGTATCTTCAATTTGCTTGGTTTCAGTATGATTGGCTTTGGTAAGGACAAGAATAAGCTCTGCTGCTCAGGTCTGTTAGTGAGAAATATAGCTTGGTGCTGAACTCAACCCATTTAGATCATGTTAAGAGTTCAATTGGAATTTGGGGATTAGGGTTTATGTGCTACCATCACACACTCCCCCACTCTTTAAATTAGCAGATTTTGCAAAAGATGTACCTATAGGATTACATAATTGCATAGACTACTTTCGCCAACACTCCCCCTCAAGATGGGCTAAAGATATCAATCATACCCATCTTGTTACATAATGTTATGTTTTTACTAGGACCTAACCTTTTAGTGAGACAGTCAGCCAACTGTTTACAAGATTTTATGTACTCTGAATTTACCATTCCACTATCTAGCTTctgcttgatgaagaacctaTCAATCTCAATATGTTTGGTGCGATCATGTTGTATCAGGTTGTTTGCAATGTTCATCAATACCATTGTTTTATTCCTCAGCACTTAGCTCTGATAGTAGGCTCTTCACCCATATCATCTCACTTAGGCTTAATGACATCACCCTGTACTCAGCTTCTGAGCTACAACCTCATGCTTCTTTCTTTTCCATGACATGATTACCTTCCACAAACACGCAATATTCTGAGGTAGATTTCCTGCCAAAACACCGAACTGGGAAAAATAATGGCAGCGAATGGGTGGTGAGAGGGGTGCGAGTTAGGGCTCTAATACCAAATTGgaatttgcaaattttgcacACTCCGATCCCCTCTTTCTATTGGCAGATTTTGCAAAGATGTCCCTACAGGATTACATAATTGCACAGACTACTTTCACCAACAAGTTCTTTAGTGTTCCTTCCCTACTAGTACTCCAATATTTGTTCATTACCTGAATACGACACACAACATACATGGCAGCTTGGTAAGGAATTTTTGTTGGGCTGTCTTTTCCCACCTGAACCTGATTTGTTCATGATTATTCCCAACAAGGCTACAAACAATTAGCTAGTACTAGTGTGGATGACAATCACTAAGATGAGAAAATATGCATGGTTGATCTGGAACCATTAATTGGATCTGCATCGACCATGTGTCTTTTCTCtgggtggatgatgatgagtatgtatgtatgtatttatgGCCATTCATTCGTTCATATGATCCATGGAGGCGTCGGTCGGTCAggaggctgcggcggcgggcACGAAGGTGCCGACGTAGCCGAAGCCGACGATGAAGGCCGCCGCGGACTGCAGAAGCAGGTAGATGTAGAAGTGGTCGTGGCCGAAGAAGACCATGTCGTAGACGGCGCAGTAGAGCAGGCACGCCCCCATCACGAGCTCCAGCACATGCACCTCCCGGCTGCATAACCTCtttctcgccgccgccggcttcttcttcttcctcctcgttgGAGCGACGACACCACTGGTGGTAGACTTGCCGCTGCCGAGCTTGTCGGTGACGACCCACTCGTTGGCGCGGCTGGCCCCGAGCAGGCCGATAACGGCGGCCTTGGAGCGGTGCATGGACATGACGTTCTCGAAGAGGATCCAGAAGATGAGCAGGTGCCAGGACCTGGGCGTGCATACGGCGTTGAGCAGCGTGATGACGGCCGGCACGTACATGGCCACGTACTTGGGGAGGCGCACGTCGCCCTGCACGAGCACGCAGGCCGGGATGACGACGCAGTAgaagaggaaggtgacgaggtGCGCCACCACCTTCCTGACGAAGAAGAAGCCGTAGATGAGGTGCAGCTTCTTCCACGGCGACACCCGGTCGCTGTGCAGGATCTCTGGGAGCACCTTGCGGAGCAGGTTGGCGGGGCCGCACGACCACCGGTGCTGCTGGTAGCGGTACGCCCTGAAGGTGCTGGGCAGCTCGTTAGGCACGTCCAGGTCGCCGGCGTAGACGAAGCGCCATCCGCGGAGGCTGGCCCGCACAGCCAGGTCCATGTCCTCCACGGTGGTGCGCTCCTTCCAGCCACCCGCATCAGCCAGCGCGGCTATGCGCCACACGCCGGCGGTGCCGTTGAAGCCAAAGAAGGCGTGGCAGGCGGAGCCCACCTCCTGCTCTACGGCGAAGTGGTAGTTGAGGGACATCTCTTGGATGCGCGTGAGGATGCAATCGTTGGCGTTGACGAAGCGCCAGCGGGCCTGCACCAGCGCCACCCCGGGGTCGCGCTGCAGCAGCGGCACGGTGCGGCGGAGGAAGTCGGCGTCGGGCTGGAAGTCGGCGTCGAAGATGGCCACGAACTCGCACTCCTTGACGTATTGCTTCTTGAGGCCCTCGCGCATGGCGCCGGCCTTGTACCCGCTGCGGTTGCTGCGGTTCTCGTACCGGATGCGCACGCCCTTGCCTGCCCAGCGCGCGCACTCAACCTCAACAAGCTCTCTGATGGCCGGGTCCGTGGAGTC
It encodes:
- the LOC133902262 gene encoding glucomannan 4-beta-mannosyltransferase 1-like, yielding MRSLGFGTAAAGSPATMRAAWRAVRWSVVVPTLQLAVYVCAAMSLMLFLERLYMAVVVAGLWLLRGRKRAHRRDGDQQQDDLVEAAADHCHPMVLVQIPMFNEKQVYRLSIGAACGISWPSDRLVIQVLDDSTDPAIRELVEVECARWAGKGVRIRYENRSNRSGYKAGAMREGLKKQYVKECEFVAIFDADFQPDADFLRRTVPLLQRDPGVALVQARWRFVNANDCILTRIQEMSLNYHFAVEQEVGSACHAFFGFNGTAGVWRIAALADAGGWKERTTVEDMDLAVRASLRGWRFVYAGDLDVPNELPSTFRAYRYQQHRWSCGPANLLRKVLPEILHSDRVSPWKKLHLIYGFFFVRKVVAHLVTFLFYCVVIPACVLVQGDVRLPKYVAMYVPAVITLLNAVCTPRSWHLLIFWILFENVMSMHRSKAAVIGLLGASRANEWVVTDKLGSGKSTTSGVVAPTRRKKKKPAAARKRLCSREVHVLELVMGACLLYCAVYDMVFFGHDHFYIYLLLQSAAAFIVGFGYVGTFVPAAAAS